From one Paenibacillus sp. FSL K6-1330 genomic stretch:
- a CDS encoding DedA family protein has product MDTLFNFIEQIGHYALFVVLCLGLVGLPVPNEVVAMTGGALAASEILTPFPSFIMTFLGVCSGSTVGYMLSRFTASKLLNRAQEKSKIRQFLDVSERLTRQYGNYAICISAFLPILRNVTPYAVGMKGMPYRRFAMYSYSASFVWTIGYFSLGMFVGDQVVDHIGALINRYGYYAAGIVVVLAIILIISWVIRRNKRNKENNEIQFHG; this is encoded by the coding sequence GTGGATACGCTATTCAATTTTATAGAACAGATCGGGCACTACGCATTATTCGTCGTATTGTGCCTTGGATTGGTCGGTCTTCCTGTGCCTAATGAAGTCGTGGCAATGACAGGCGGAGCGTTAGCGGCATCCGAGATTTTAACGCCGTTTCCGTCTTTTATCATGACGTTTCTTGGTGTGTGCTCGGGATCGACGGTAGGTTACATGCTTAGTCGCTTTACCGCGAGCAAGCTGTTAAACCGCGCCCAGGAAAAGTCGAAAATCCGCCAGTTTCTTGATGTATCCGAACGGTTGACCCGCCAATACGGCAATTACGCCATATGCATTAGCGCTTTTTTGCCCATCTTGCGCAACGTGACGCCCTATGCGGTAGGAATGAAAGGGATGCCGTATCGCAGATTTGCGATGTATTCGTATTCCGCGTCCTTTGTATGGACCATCGGTTATTTCTCTTTAGGCATGTTTGTCGGAGATCAGGTCGTCGATCATATTGGAGCCTTGATTAACCGGTACGGTTATTATGCAGCAGGAATCGTCGTGGTGCTGGCCATCATTCTGATCATTTCGTGGGTGATTCGAAGAAATAAACGAAACAAGGAGAATAATGAAATTCAGTTTCACGGATAA
- a CDS encoding M23 family metallopeptidase translates to MVEVSRFLLNGEYRKLYELFGEDLRLLVTVEQFEAMAEEYTAGVNAFHITMDDTLNRIRMINWLDDSGQKGIQAMIDEKGTIGGLMLSPIERFPESDAKQTDSVFRLPFNGKWYVFWGGENVVDNYHYVEESQRYAIDVIKTENAMSYKGDPDKNESYFAFGEEILAGARGKVLGTENNIIDNEPVGITNETEPVGNYVIIDHGTSEYSLYAHLKKGSVCVKEGAEVEAGDLIGRCGNSGNSTEAHLHFQVSDHPDLFGVNTKSLNINWLGGIKVRRGRVVYGGG, encoded by the coding sequence ATGGTAGAAGTTTCGAGATTCTTGTTAAATGGGGAATACCGCAAGCTGTACGAGCTGTTTGGAGAGGATTTACGTTTACTCGTAACGGTCGAACAATTTGAAGCGATGGCAGAGGAATACACAGCAGGCGTAAACGCGTTCCATATCACGATGGACGACACGCTCAACAGGATCCGAATGATAAACTGGCTGGATGATAGCGGGCAAAAAGGCATTCAAGCGATGATCGATGAAAAGGGGACGATTGGAGGGCTTATGTTATCGCCTATTGAGAGATTTCCTGAATCGGATGCCAAGCAAACAGACTCAGTTTTCCGACTTCCTTTTAACGGAAAATGGTATGTGTTCTGGGGCGGCGAGAATGTTGTGGATAATTACCATTACGTAGAGGAAAGCCAGCGGTACGCCATAGACGTCATAAAGACTGAGAACGCGATGTCTTATAAAGGAGATCCCGACAAGAATGAGAGTTACTTTGCGTTTGGGGAAGAGATTCTTGCTGGTGCCCGTGGGAAGGTGCTGGGTACCGAGAATAACATCATAGACAATGAGCCAGTGGGTATAACAAACGAAACTGAACCCGTCGGTAACTATGTCATCATCGATCATGGAACTTCAGAATATAGTCTATATGCACATTTAAAGAAGGGGTCGGTATGCGTGAAGGAAGGCGCTGAGGTCGAAGCAGGCGATCTGATAGGTCGATGCGGCAATTCCGGTAACTCAACCGAAGCTCATTTGCATTTTCAAGTGTCGGATCATCCGGATTTGTTTGGGGTAAATACGAAGTCTCTTAACATCAACTGGCTTGGCGGTATCAAGGTAAGACGAGGCCGAGTTGTATATGGCGGGGGTTGA